Proteins found in one Methylobacterium sp. CB376 genomic segment:
- a CDS encoding 2OG-Fe(II) oxygenase family protein, whose product MPGLSILNVDAVRAAPLAREPYSYILGQGVLRPEAVEELRRDFPDIAKPGYLTVDEVQLKGRFKDLIEELESDEFSAVMSEKFGLDLVACPRLTTIMKRSQPKYGAIHTDGPSKVMTLLVYMNDAWEAPAGGRLRVLYDGQKFEPYAVEVPPTMGTLFAFLRADNSWHGHHPFEGERRVVQVAWVRDAAELERKRKRNRTAQFLKGIFGR is encoded by the coding sequence ATGCCGGGCCTTTCGATCCTGAACGTCGACGCCGTGCGCGCCGCCCCGCTCGCGCGCGAGCCCTACTCCTACATCCTCGGCCAGGGCGTCCTGCGGCCCGAGGCGGTCGAGGAGCTGCGGCGGGATTTCCCCGACATCGCCAAGCCCGGCTACCTCACGGTCGACGAGGTGCAGCTCAAGGGGCGCTTCAAGGACCTGATCGAGGAGCTGGAGAGCGACGAATTCTCGGCCGTGATGAGCGAGAAGTTCGGCCTCGACCTCGTCGCCTGCCCGCGCCTCACCACGATCATGAAGCGCTCGCAGCCGAAATACGGGGCGATCCACACCGACGGCCCCTCCAAGGTGATGACGCTCCTCGTCTACATGAACGACGCCTGGGAGGCGCCGGCGGGCGGGCGGCTGCGGGTACTCTACGACGGGCAGAAGTTCGAGCCCTACGCCGTCGAGGTGCCGCCCACGATGGGCACGCTCTTCGCCTTCCTGCGCGCCGACAATTCCTGGCACGGCCACCACCCCTTCGAGGGCGAGCGGCGGGTGGTGCAGGTCGCCTGGGTGCGCGACGCCGCCGAGTTGGAGCGCAAGAGGAAGCGCAACCGCACGGCCCAGTTCCTGAAGGGCATCTTCGGGCGCTGA
- a CDS encoding ABC transporter ATP-binding protein/permease, producing MHGLKQGLLQIWRLAYPYFVTREETQIRIWPFGTFRVQERWVAVTMAALVIGIEFAQVAINVRLSYFNRDWFNAIQNKDAVAFWALLFSVFCFWAAIYVASAIIQYVIQSFLRIRWRAWMTRHYVDRWLGHNVHYRMGFAGARADNPDQRIADDIDQFTQTTQTITISFLSAVSNLVSFSVILWTISAAFTVPGTEWHVPGFLVWGALIYSGLVTWLTHRIGRPLIALNFEQQRREADFRFSLARLREYGEQVALLSGGPAERASLRDRFGALIANFYAIVDRRKKLSAFTVSYQQVNVVIPYILVAPYYFTGQIPLGMMTQTAGAFARVENTMSFFITFYVTLADYKAQVDRLTSFDAAMDRALALQAESRLAVAPGAGDALEVRGLSLGLPDGRRIASVPDLALRAGETVLLTGPSGSGKSTLFRALAGIWPFGEGTVRTPAGASLMLLPQRPYLPMGTLRQATTYPDATERHGDAAIRAALEAARLPHLVARLDEEAPWAQTLSLGEQQRLAIARALLARPDWLFLDEATAALDEPTEAALYRMLRQELPGTTLVSIGHRSTLEAFHQRRLAMTAREDGVFEPRGLREVMAAQ from the coding sequence ATGCACGGACTCAAGCAGGGCCTCCTGCAGATCTGGCGTCTCGCTTACCCATATTTCGTCACGCGCGAGGAGACGCAGATCCGCATCTGGCCATTCGGAACCTTCCGGGTGCAGGAGCGGTGGGTCGCCGTCACCATGGCCGCCCTGGTGATCGGGATCGAGTTCGCCCAGGTCGCGATCAACGTGCGACTCTCCTATTTCAACCGCGACTGGTTCAACGCGATCCAGAACAAGGACGCGGTGGCGTTCTGGGCGCTGCTGTTCTCGGTGTTCTGCTTCTGGGCCGCGATCTACGTGGCCAGCGCGATCATCCAGTACGTGATCCAGTCGTTCCTGCGGATCCGCTGGCGGGCCTGGATGACGCGCCACTACGTCGACCGCTGGCTCGGCCACAACGTCCACTACCGGATGGGTTTCGCCGGCGCCCGGGCCGACAACCCCGACCAGCGCATCGCGGACGACATCGACCAGTTCACCCAGACGACGCAGACGATCACCATCAGCTTCCTGTCGGCGGTGTCGAACCTGGTCTCGTTCTCGGTGATCCTGTGGACCATCTCGGCGGCCTTCACGGTGCCGGGGACGGAGTGGCACGTGCCCGGCTTCCTGGTCTGGGGTGCGCTGATCTATTCGGGCCTGGTGACGTGGCTGACCCACCGGATCGGCCGGCCGCTGATCGCGCTGAATTTCGAGCAGCAGCGCCGCGAGGCGGATTTCCGCTTCTCCCTGGCCCGGCTGCGCGAGTACGGCGAGCAGGTGGCGCTGCTGTCGGGCGGGCCGGCCGAGCGGGCCTCCCTGCGCGACCGCTTCGGCGCCCTCATCGCCAACTTCTACGCCATCGTCGACCGCCGCAAGAAGCTCTCGGCCTTCACGGTCAGCTACCAGCAGGTCAACGTCGTCATTCCCTACATACTGGTCGCGCCCTACTACTTCACCGGGCAGATCCCGCTCGGCATGATGACGCAGACGGCCGGCGCCTTCGCGCGGGTCGAGAACACGATGTCGTTCTTCATCACGTTCTACGTCACGCTGGCCGACTACAAGGCCCAGGTCGACCGTCTCACGAGCTTCGACGCGGCGATGGACCGGGCGCTGGCCCTGCAGGCGGAGAGCCGGCTCGCGGTGGCGCCGGGCGCGGGCGACGCCCTGGAGGTGCGCGGCCTCTCCCTCGGCCTGCCGGACGGGCGGCGCATCGCCTCCGTCCCGGACCTCGCCCTGCGGGCGGGCGAGACGGTGCTGCTCACCGGTCCGTCGGGGTCGGGCAAGTCGACCCTGTTCCGGGCGCTCGCGGGCATCTGGCCCTTCGGCGAGGGGACGGTGCGCACGCCCGCGGGCGCGAGCCTGATGCTGCTGCCCCAGCGCCCCTACCTGCCGATGGGGACATTGCGGCAGGCCACCACCTACCCGGACGCCACGGAGCGCCACGGCGACGCGGCGATCCGCGCGGCCCTGGAGGCGGCGCGGCTCCCGCACCTCGTCGCGCGCCTCGACGAGGAGGCGCCCTGGGCCCAGACCCTGTCGCTCGGCGAGCAGCAGCGGCTCGCCATCGCCCGGGCGCTGCTCGCCCGGCCCGACTGGCTCTTCCTCGACGAGGCGACGGCGGCCCTCGACGAGCCGACCGAGGCCGCGCTCTACCGGATGCTGCGCCAGGAACTCCCGGGCACGACCCTGGTGTCGATCGGCCACCGCTCCACCCTCGAAGCCTTCCACCAGCGGCGCCTCGCCATGACGGCGCGGGAGGACGGCGTCTTCGAGCCGCGCGGCCTGCGCGAGGTAATGGCGGCCCAGTAG
- a CDS encoding LrgB family protein: MSQDFALWVFLAHSPLLWLTVTLVAYVVADRVSLATNRHPLANPVLHAIWMIGLVLFATGTPYPVYFEGAQFVHFLLGPATVALAIPLYEHRATVLRALGPMLAALAIGSLVAVSTALAIARLLKVPDDVLLSLAPKSVTASVAMGITQALGGDPTLTAVLVILTGIIGAVLVTPVFDRLGLTDWRARGFAAGLAAHGIGTARAFQVSDVAGTFAGIAMGLNALLTAVIVPMALSLMQ; encoded by the coding sequence ATGAGCCAGGATTTCGCCCTCTGGGTCTTCCTCGCCCATTCCCCGCTGCTCTGGCTCACCGTCACCCTGGTCGCCTACGTGGTGGCGGACCGGGTCTCGCTCGCGACGAACCGCCATCCCCTCGCCAACCCGGTGCTGCACGCGATCTGGATGATCGGGCTCGTGCTCTTCGCCACCGGCACGCCCTACCCGGTCTACTTCGAGGGGGCGCAGTTCGTGCACTTCCTGCTCGGGCCCGCCACCGTCGCCCTCGCCATCCCGCTCTACGAGCACCGGGCGACGGTGCTGCGGGCGCTGGGGCCGATGCTGGCGGCCCTGGCGATCGGCTCCCTCGTCGCCGTCTCCACCGCCCTCGCCATCGCCCGGCTGCTCAAGGTGCCGGACGACGTGCTGCTGTCGCTCGCCCCCAAATCCGTCACCGCGAGCGTCGCCATGGGCATCACCCAGGCCCTCGGCGGCGACCCGACCCTCACGGCCGTGCTCGTCATCCTCACGGGCATCATCGGGGCGGTGCTGGTCACGCCCGTGTTCGACCGGCTCGGCCTCACCGATTGGCGCGCGCGCGGCTTCGCGGCGGGGCTCGCCGCCCACGGCATCGGCACCGCCCGGGCCTTCCAGGTCAGCGATGTCGCCGGCACCTTCGCGGGGATCGCCATGGGGCTCAACGCCCTGCTCACCGCCGTGATCGTGCCGATGGCGCTCTCGCTGATGCAATGA
- a CDS encoding CidA/LrgA family protein, whose product MIVSLSLLLLCQLFGEILARGLALPLPGPVIGMALLLGAMALRDRHPGGLPKPLVDGTLESTSKGLLGNLSLLFVPAGVGVVGRLDVLRAQGPALAVTLVVSTLAALVATAVTFAWISRRVGR is encoded by the coding sequence ATGATCGTCAGCCTCAGTCTTCTCCTGCTCTGCCAGCTCTTCGGCGAGATCCTGGCGCGCGGCCTCGCCCTCCCGCTCCCGGGGCCGGTGATCGGCATGGCGCTCCTTCTCGGGGCGATGGCCCTGCGCGACCGCCATCCCGGCGGCCTGCCCAAGCCCCTCGTCGACGGCACCCTCGAGAGCACCAGCAAGGGCCTCCTCGGCAACCTCTCCCTGCTGTTCGTGCCGGCGGGGGTCGGCGTGGTCGGGCGGCTCGACGTGCTGCGGGCGCAGGGTCCCGCCCTCGCGGTCACCCTGGTGGTCTCGACCCTCGCGGCGCTCGTCGCGACCGCCGTGACCTTCGCCTGGATCTCGCGAAGAGTCGGCCGATGA
- a CDS encoding glutamine amidotransferase, with protein MSAAPGRAPDRKPVLIVLHQELSTPGRVGRLLQERGHPLDVRRPRYGDPLPPTLAAHAGAVIFGGPMSANDPDAFLRREIDWIAVPLAERKPYLGLCLGAQMLAKCCGASVQAHPEGRAEIGYYPLVPTEAGRGFAREIGQAWPSHVYHWHREGFTCPAGAEMLATGDDFPTQAIRVGPAAFGLQFHPEVTHAMLCRWTVRAAERLALPGAQDRVRQIEGRYMHDPQVARWLDCFLDHWLALGNGASSA; from the coding sequence GTGAGCGCTGCGCCCGGTCGCGCGCCGGACAGGAAACCGGTCCTGATCGTCCTGCACCAGGAACTCTCGACCCCCGGGCGGGTCGGGCGCCTCCTGCAGGAGCGCGGCCATCCCCTCGACGTCCGTCGGCCGCGCTACGGCGATCCGCTGCCCCCCACCCTCGCCGCGCATGCCGGCGCGGTGATCTTCGGCGGCCCGATGAGCGCCAACGACCCCGACGCGTTCCTGCGCCGCGAGATCGACTGGATCGCCGTGCCGCTCGCCGAGCGGAAGCCCTATCTGGGCCTCTGCCTCGGCGCGCAGATGCTGGCGAAGTGCTGCGGCGCCAGCGTCCAAGCCCACCCGGAGGGCCGGGCCGAGATCGGCTACTACCCGCTCGTCCCGACCGAGGCCGGGCGCGGCTTCGCGCGGGAGATCGGGCAGGCGTGGCCCTCCCACGTCTATCACTGGCACCGCGAGGGCTTCACCTGCCCGGCGGGCGCCGAGATGCTGGCGACCGGGGACGACTTCCCCACCCAGGCGATCCGGGTCGGGCCGGCGGCCTTCGGGCTGCAATTCCACCCGGAGGTCACCCACGCCATGCTCTGCCGCTGGACCGTGCGGGCCGCCGAGCGCCTCGCCCTGCCCGGCGCCCAGGATCGCGTCCGCCAGATCGAGGGCCGCTACATGCACGATCCCCAGGTGGCCCGCTGGCTCGACTGCTTCCTGGACCATTGGCTTGCGCTCGGCAACGGAGCCTCGTCCGCATGA
- a CDS encoding tellurite resistance TerB family protein, whose amino-acid sequence MPLMPRLLAYAADMFGAPKPQDGAAVSEEHLAAAALLVHVARVDGTLAAVERDRLARLLVGRFAGSQQEAEALIARAIDVDDETRDFADLVAMTGRDASETERRNLLGMAWAVAAADGQVHEFEDDLVWRLGQLLGFDEAAIAGARAVALAALPAGRTGAPPGAGA is encoded by the coding sequence CGCCGACATGTTCGGGGCGCCCAAGCCCCAGGACGGCGCGGCGGTGAGCGAGGAGCACCTCGCCGCGGCGGCCCTGCTCGTCCACGTGGCGCGGGTCGACGGAACGCTCGCGGCCGTCGAGCGCGACCGCCTCGCCCGGCTGCTGGTCGGCCGCTTCGCCGGGAGCCAGCAGGAGGCCGAGGCGCTGATCGCGCGGGCGATCGACGTGGACGACGAGACCCGCGACTTCGCCGACCTCGTCGCGATGACCGGGCGCGACGCGTCCGAGACGGAGCGGCGCAACCTTCTCGGCATGGCCTGGGCGGTCGCCGCGGCCGACGGGCAGGTGCACGAATTCGAGGACGACCTCGTCTGGCGCCTCGGCCAGCTCCTCGGCTTCGACGAGGCGGCCATCGCGGGCGCCCGCGCGGTCGCCCTGGCCGCCCTCCCGGCCGGCCGGACCGGCGCGCCGCCCGGGGCCGGCGCGTGA